The genomic stretch ATTAGTCACCCCCTTCTGCTAGTGCTTCTATCACTAGTGATTGAGGCTAAGGCACCCTGGATGCCTAAGGTACAATTTTCGTCAAAGGTAAAAATGATGCGGTTGTCGAGGTGGATGTAGGTGAAGTAATTGTCATAGTAGGCAGAGCTTGCCTCCTTCGCTCAAGAGTGCTAGGCAAGACATGTCCTCCATGTAGGATTGGCTCTCAAATGCGCTCTCTTTAGCCCCCTCTTAGTTGGTACTTGTGAATGGGTGAAAGTGTCACACGTACTCGGTGAAAGTGTCAAAGACGAAGTCAATGGAGTGGTGCAAAGTAATCCATGAGTTGCTCAAAGCGAAGGTAAGATGAGGCATAGCTAATGACGATGCCAAAGTGGACCATGAACCCTCGAATTGAAAGTGATGGCAAAATAAACACCAACACTGGCAGCAAACCCTCAAGCCAAAAGTGAAGGCAAGGACATTCGAATGTACAGAATGACTCAGCAGCAGGAAATTCAAATGTCGCttatagtaaataaataaaattataagTCCAATAAGCATTAACCTCAGCAGGTTAAAATCAAAGTAACAGCAATTCCGATTCCATGAACTAGCAGAGTCGAAAGCTTCGCTGCTTGGTGTTTTGCGATACCTAGTAGGGAAGTGGCTAAACAATATAAGGTGACGACAATTGATCTGGAAACAGGAAGCCAAATCCTTAGGATTATTAGTTGTTTCACAAATCAAAGCTTCTCAACATTGCCTATGAGCGTTTGCATGATAAGATAAGATGAAGATATCAAAATGAACTTAACTTCAGTCCAGCAGGTTACAGAAGCagattatatttaataatttcaGATAACTATAATTTTACGATTTGTCATGAACATCAGCACATGTATATATCTTTACCGATTGGCTCACAGGTGTCATTATGACTGGAACGGTCGTATTAACTACACAATCACATGCAACATCATTCTGAGCTGAGCTTGTGACATAGTGTATATAGTGCATCCATTACATACTTATTTACATTTGGCATCGACGATTGCATTATACAACATATAGGAGTACACAAAAGCGTGCATAGTTCACATGGTGCTGATGCACATTCCACTTAGTTTTCAGCGACGAGCCGACGACACACTGTATAAACATTTCAGTACGTCTCAACACCAGTAGATTTGCAGTCGACGTCGAACCACACCTCATTGACACGGCCAATGATGCGGAATGGACTACTGTACTGTGCAACTGAGTAAGCGCTATTGCTGGGGTAGTTTGTGGAGTTAGCCCAGGGCgatcgactcaagctcatggcAAGCTTCTCAGCTTCCTCAACCACATTCTTGTCCCGTGCATAACCCGAGAAGCTCCTCACTGCAATGCAGTGGCTTGGCCATGTATCTGGATGCAGGTTCAGTTCTGGGAGAGGAACAGGAGGGGAAGCCTGGAACTTTGTTGGTAAGTAGAACCGGACAAAGTAGGCTGAAGAGTGCAGAGGCCCTGCACCTGGAACCACACTTGTAAGTACAGGGGTGGTCATTCTGATCCTCGAAGAGTTGAGGTTTGCGCCCATCAGGTACTGGAACAATCTGGCAGCCAGCAACAATATGGAAAAGGTTTTAGAGCTTGTTGGATCATATAAAGCAGATCAAGCAGTAGGGGAGTGAACTAAAACAAATGTGGCATTTGCAAGTGGTTACATATGTGGTGCAATCCTATGTACAGAAAATGATCTGGCAGAACATCAATATCTTATTGGACAGGAATATCACAAACTGAGCCTCAAGTATTTAGCCACAGGTAATATCAAAACTAATAATAAAACTTCAGAATTCAAGAGTTACCAGAGTCACAGCATAACTGATCAGAATTTCACACCATCTAGTTAGTAGGAAACTGCCAAACACTACTCAGGTAAAGACTATCGATTTGTCTGTAGGATGCCCTAGTATTATTAGATACTATTTCAGTCTTCGTCAGTGAGTAATTTGCATAACAACAATACAAAGAAATCACAATGAGCACAAATTCAATATAGCAGGTTACAGAATGGATGTTTTAGTTAATTTCAGGAGCCCTGCAATTGATCATAAGCATCAATAGAAGAAAACACAGGTCTCCTTGTTCTTGAATAAGTACAGATTTTATCTTTACCAGCTGGTTCACAGGTTAGTTTGCGAGTTGTACCTACGATAACCATGAAGAGTCCAGTTAATCCTACATGTTTTTCATCCACGGAATCTCTAACCACCACGGATACCTGTACCCTTGGAAGCTCGGATACTTTTTAACTGAAATGAACACGCTACTACACTGAAGATGACATAGTACTCCTGGTGAGTGGTAAAAGCTCAAGAGCACACCAAACCCTCTCTCTCGGTTCCCCCATCAAAATACAATAGCAAATAgcaatccaatccaatccacCTTTTCTTGCGTTTCTATCCATTCCTATGCAAGAAATCGAAATCGaccgcgccgcgccgcccacAGGGACAGGGAGAGGGGGCAATCGATCGATCTGCTTCTGCTACCGAGCCGAGCGGAACAAGATCCTGGAAGGCGAGCGACGGTTACCTGTGGAAGCCGAGCTTGGTGGCGACGTGGAAGGAGGGGATGTCGGGGGTGGGGGCGGACATCCAGACGGTGTCGCGGTACAGCCGCACCTCGAAGTCCGACTCCGCGTGCACCGTCGTATACTGCGGCGTCTCTCCGGAGCCGCGGGCggccggaagaagcagcgcGACGAGGACGAGGGGCAGCGACAGCGCCATGGGGATGGGATTCTGCTGCTTGGCCATGGTCGTCGTCTTCCACCTTTGGGCACACCGGCAAGCAAAGCAAACGGGTACACGGGTAGAGTGTAAAATACACGCACAGACGGACGGGGaataccttgtttagttttttttttttttgcaaaatagagacTTGTAACACttatatttgtatttaataaatattgtttaatcataaactaactaagctcataaactgtgtaattagttattttttatctatatttaatgctctatgtatgtgtcgcaagatttgatgtaataggctgaaaaattttgtaaaatttttgggaaactaaacaaggcctaggagtaGGTCCACGAGATGGAGAGATGAGAGTTCTTTTGTCTATTGGCATAGAAGATAGTCATTGTACAAAGACGTGGTTAATAAGAATTTTTGGTTAGGCCttattgaaaggtccaaatggctagaggggggggtgaatagcctatttaaaaattctacaaacttcactaagcaagtgagttagtaaaacaaatagcgaagcaattctagcactagcttaactaagctatgcaagccacctatacaaactagtacaaggctaaacactaaagcacaacaacaagagaactaagctaaacaagctacacaactagcaaggtgagcaagtatgtaaagagaggagagtgattgttataccgacgttgtagagatgagatatatccaatcaatcacgtacacaattacaagagagacctcggcaagagatgacacaagattttttaacgaggttcacttgcttcccggcaagctactcctcgttgtggcgatacacccacttgatggatcacgagctaattggcaatccaaagccaaaccctcagcgggtgccgcacatccactcacaagatggggatcctccaagccacgagcaatccactagagtaaccaattgcgatctcccgcggggaaggctcaagaacccctcacaaatcacttggtgaggctcgaaacaatctccaatcacgagctcaacaccaccgctgctccaagccgtctagggcgtcgggaaacacccaagagtaacaagaaatccgcagcaaactcaagaatcaagtgccactaaatgcaactctcaaagcaatgcacttgaatctcactcaatctcactaggatgagcaatcaagcaaggagatgagtggagggagtgttctctagctcaaagtatgcctcaagtaatcaaatgtgcaagagctaacctcccaaagccagccaccaactatttataagcccctcaaagaaactagccgttggccactttcactgggttgaaaacgggggcaccggacgctactaagtgagcaccggacgcgcgactccctgcgtccggtgcactggagttggccacgtgtcgaacttgaatctcgcgcgtcagtttctaacggctacctgcaacacaccggacgctctgcaagtccacaccggacggtccggtgctcaccggactcgtgcgcagagagggtgtcaaactcgcgacctcaccggacgctgggcaccggacggtccggtgctcaccggactcgtgcgcagagagggttgcaaaaacccctcacaccggacgcttaccaccggacgctctcagagtgcgtccggtgcttaaccctagcagggtcaagcgtccggtgcctccgcactcagcgtccggtgagtgtttctcagagagaacaacactcccgcgacttcaccaaatttcccaccggcgcaatataaaatatactcttatttttctcaaaagcgccgaatcccgcctcgcaagctcggtggaagggagagaggaacccacacccctctcaaccctaggaactccacctcctttgtaaatgtgctaacaccaacaagtgtccaccaccaaagtgcacgtgtgttagcttttcacaaacattttcaccaaaggagttaagttagcactttactagatcctaatgcatatgttcaagatgtagacctagtagcacttgattcgagagatgaccgtgatttcccctcttgatagtcggctatctatcctaaacccggtcaatcacttctctactcatcttagaccggcaaaagtaaaaccctatgtttatacctttgccttgataactttgctccttgtttatcaccatgatcttcactttatgcttcatccctttgtgatcatgtggccacctttccatgccaccatgcaccttcatcacatgtgttgctatgcctaactcaaatcacttaaacaaaaggcattagcaacttggtgtcattaattaccaaaaccaaacttgggctttcacttaTTTAGTTAcacccaaattttttttaacattctctatcatatcgaatcttgcggcatatgtatggagcattaaatatagataaaaataactaattgtatagtttgccttaatttgcgagacgaatcttttgagcctagttagtttatggttggataattaattattaaatacgaatgaaagtgctataatacccaaatctaaaaagtttttgaatctaAGCAAGGCAGCAACTGACAAAATTCACATAAACTCTACCACCAAACACATGAAATGAATTAGACTACAAGTCTTCTACTTCTCTAGaagaaacaacaacaacaacaacaataacaatagCAACAACAAATCATCGACTTTAAATTCTTGAACATAGTCATTCAAATTAGAAACAAAAATGCATGATACATTGAGCACTTCTGAGACAGTTTTACAATTAGAACACCTTACATATTAATAGTTGGCTCATGACAACTAAAATGTACTACTTGTTATCTTTACCTTTCTATGACTAAAATGATTTCTGAGAGAATTATCTGCTTTGTTTAGGGAAAAAAAACTTTTTCCTCAACAGATATAAACAAATAGACATTCTTAACACTATTTTAACATTAGACTACTTAATAGTATGTTGATTTAGATCTTGTCTTCATGAAATGTTTACGATTGTAAGGTACTGTCGCCTTGATCATTAGGGAGACGTGTGTCTATTTATCTATTTACATTTGAATCAAGCCTAAATAAGAATGTTACTATTCTATAGCATCAAATAATTCAACCTTACCAATTGaaattaaaacatgagaaaccATATATACCAAGTACTAACAAATCCTAACTCACTTTGAATTATTTCTATCTTACAACTAAATATAACTCAACATTCCCACTAAAACGCTAACATCTCGATTACCTTAAAAATTAACTAAATTTAAATAATAATATCTTTGATATATAGCCTCACACCATTTAATTCTACCTATTGCTACTAAAAAGACAATAATAGACT from Sorghum bicolor cultivar BTx623 chromosome 3, Sorghum_bicolor_NCBIv3, whole genome shotgun sequence encodes the following:
- the LOC8077553 gene encoding heme-binding protein 2, with product MAKQQNPIPMALSLPLVLVALLLPAARGSGETPQYTTVHAESDFEVRLYRDTVWMSAPTPDIPSFHVATKLGFHRLFQYLMGANLNSSRIRMTTPVLTSVVPGAGPLHSSAYFVRFYLPTKFQASPPVPLPELNLHPDTWPSHCIAVRSFSGYARDKNVVEEAEKLAMSLSRSPWANSTNYPSNSAYSVAQYSSPFRIIGRVNEVWFDVDCKSTGVETY